A region of Desulfolithobacter dissulfuricans DNA encodes the following proteins:
- a CDS encoding BCAM0308 family protein, with product MNRQGSDIQGGCPVDKSQYGRRDRLVQEKRHDTYKENKKWAEPTSCTECHAVYIEGRWTWNDLPPEANEVICPACQRIAENYPAGYLELKGSFFKKHQEEMLNLIHNEEKLEKGEHPLERIMAITRENEHTLITTTGVHIARRIGEAISRAYQGDLSFTYGDGEKSIRVLWDRP from the coding sequence ATGAACCGGCAAGGTTCGGACATACAAGGAGGATGCCCAGTGGATAAGAGTCAATACGGACGACGAGACAGGTTAGTGCAGGAAAAACGCCATGATACGTACAAAGAAAACAAAAAATGGGCGGAACCGACCTCCTGTACAGAATGCCATGCCGTGTACATTGAAGGCCGCTGGACCTGGAATGATCTCCCCCCTGAGGCCAACGAGGTGATCTGTCCCGCCTGTCAACGTATCGCCGAAAACTACCCGGCAGGTTACCTGGAGCTGAAGGGATCCTTTTTCAAGAAGCACCAGGAGGAAATGCTCAACCTCATCCATAATGAGGAAAAGCTGGAAAAGGGTGAGCACCCCCTGGAAAGAATCATGGCAATAACCAGGGAAAATGAGCACACCCTGATAACGACTACCGGCGTTCATATTGCCCGCCGCATCGGCGAGGCAATCTCCCGTGCTTACCAGGGCGACCTCTCGTTCACCTATGGCGACGGTGAAAAAAGCATCCGCGTATTGTGGGACCGTCCCTGA
- the mutT gene encoding 8-oxo-dGTP diphosphatase MutT — translation MTQARPKIIDVAAGVFAKDNQVLVARRAKGQHLAGKWEFPGGKIEHGETPEECLCREFKEEFDVTITVGEYVAESIHKYPDKNIRLLAYYVTLISGNFTLKVHDAIKWVEIKHLLQINLAEADIPIAAVLEQQENQPVQP, via the coding sequence ATGACACAGGCAAGACCCAAAATCATCGATGTTGCAGCCGGTGTTTTTGCGAAAGATAACCAGGTGCTGGTTGCCCGCCGCGCCAAGGGACAGCACCTTGCAGGAAAATGGGAATTTCCCGGCGGCAAGATTGAGCATGGAGAGACACCGGAAGAATGTCTGTGCCGCGAATTCAAGGAAGAGTTTGATGTGACGATTACGGTTGGAGAATATGTGGCCGAGAGTATCCACAAGTATCCAGACAAAAATATCCGACTCCTGGCCTATTACGTTACCTTGATTTCCGGCAATTTTACGCTCAAGGTCCACGACGCGATCAAGTGGGTGGAAATTAAACATCTCTTACAAATAAATCTGGCTGAGGCTGATATTCCCATTGCTGCTGTTCTGGAGCAACAGGAAAATCAACCGGTCCAGCCATAG
- a CDS encoding HNH endonuclease yields MTGKLAHYLQSLSTLRTDKNRNRWSAATCFRAPHKSFLLLSIFDLIASGSITENFIEPSFELAETFAGYWSLVMAPGTSGSMSYPFYHLGTSGFWHLQPQPGFSHKRGRTISSVKRLRELYLGARFDDDLFHLLIMEESREILRKILITTFFAPEVQPVVTRQGLINRDAAQYSAHLLAAAEPMPAYVTASETDEQTRCRVRDQGFRRAIVTLYEHRCAMCGIRMRTPEGHTIVEAAHIVPWSRSHNDRPQNGMALCRLCHWSFDKGLMGVGKEYEVLISPAVRRNNNFPGHMETLSGRGIFKPGDATFWPDQEYLQIHRKERFRRISH; encoded by the coding sequence ATGACCGGAAAACTTGCCCATTACCTGCAATCATTATCCACCCTGCGGACCGACAAAAACAGAAACCGGTGGTCAGCCGCCACCTGTTTCAGGGCGCCGCACAAATCTTTCCTGCTCCTGTCTATTTTCGATCTGATTGCGTCAGGGTCGATTACAGAAAATTTCATCGAACCGTCGTTTGAGCTGGCAGAGACGTTTGCAGGCTACTGGTCGCTGGTAATGGCACCTGGAACATCCGGTTCCATGTCGTATCCATTTTATCATCTTGGCACCTCCGGGTTCTGGCATCTCCAGCCCCAACCTGGTTTCTCGCATAAAAGAGGACGAACCATCAGCTCGGTAAAACGACTGCGAGAGCTCTACCTTGGCGCACGGTTTGATGACGATCTCTTCCATCTGCTGATCATGGAAGAGTCCCGGGAGATACTGCGCAAGATCCTGATCACAACTTTTTTTGCGCCAGAGGTACAACCTGTCGTGACCAGGCAGGGTCTCATAAACCGTGATGCCGCACAGTACAGTGCCCACCTGTTAGCTGCAGCAGAACCGATGCCAGCCTATGTCACAGCCAGTGAGACGGATGAACAAACCAGATGCAGGGTTCGTGACCAGGGATTCCGCAGGGCCATTGTCACGCTCTATGAACACCGCTGCGCCATGTGCGGCATCCGCATGCGAACCCCGGAAGGGCACACCATTGTGGAAGCCGCCCACATTGTCCCGTGGAGCCGGAGCCACAATGACAGGCCCCAGAACGGCATGGCCCTGTGCCGGCTGTGCCACTGGTCTTTTGACAAAGGGTTAATGGGCGTTGGCAAAGAATATGAAGTGTTGATTTCGCCGGCAGTACGCCGGAACAATAACTTTCCCGGCCACATGGAAACCTTATCCGGCCGAGGTATATTCAAACCAGGTGATGCAACCTTCTGGCCGGACCAGGAATACCTGCAAATACATAGAAAAGAGCGATTCAGAAGGATATCTCACTGA
- a CDS encoding class I SAM-dependent methyltransferase: MLPLPALPERSFFKMLGHQQNTPDFYHTHARKYFEQTRAIDSSRFLGVLAHRLPKGATVLDIGCGSGRDLLYLKNSGFCATGLERSAKLAELARKFSGCPVIEGDFTCYDFSSLRCDALVLVGALVHLQKPELGPVLGRISQALEQDGLIYLSLKHGNGQYRNDDGRIFTLWQHEELEKIFTGCGFVNLDFSRNRSAMNPHDTWLGYLLQKQDTM; the protein is encoded by the coding sequence ATGCTGCCACTCCCGGCACTGCCGGAAAGGAGCTTTTTCAAGATGCTCGGGCACCAGCAAAACACCCCTGATTTCTACCACACCCATGCCCGGAAATACTTTGAACAAACCCGGGCCATTGATTCATCCCGGTTTCTTGGAGTGCTCGCACACAGGCTGCCCAAAGGGGCCACTGTCCTGGACATTGGCTGCGGTTCCGGGCGTGATCTTCTCTATCTGAAAAACAGTGGGTTTTGCGCAACAGGATTGGAACGTTCTGCAAAGCTTGCCGAACTTGCCCGCAAGTTTTCCGGTTGTCCTGTTATTGAGGGTGACTTTACCTGTTATGATTTTTCCAGTCTCCGGTGCGATGCGCTTGTCCTTGTCGGCGCCCTGGTGCATCTGCAGAAGCCGGAACTCGGCCCGGTACTTGGCCGGATCAGCCAGGCTCTGGAACAGGATGGCCTCATCTATCTTTCCCTGAAACATGGCAATGGACAATACAGGAACGATGATGGCCGCATCTTTACCCTCTGGCAGCATGAAGAGCTGGAAAAAATTTTTACTGGGTGCGGGTTTGTCAATCTCGATTTTTCCAGGAACAGATCTGCAATGAACCCGCACGATACCTGGCTGGGGTATCTGCTGCAGAAACAGGATACCATGTAA
- the istB gene encoding IS21-like element helper ATPase IstB yields MHPMPELIPMLKQLRLSGIMDSLEIRNRQAIDEKMAYTDFLALLIQDEVARRTQRKFDMRIRRAGFRNQKTLEDFDFSFNPAINKAQVMDLATCRFMEEKACVLIVGPCGTGKSHIAQALGHCAIRLGRDVVFTTQTKLLGQLQAARATNTYDRRLNTLAKVDLLIIDDFGLKPLRTPQDEDIHDLIGERYERRSTIITSNLDLSEWRDAFPNKLLGAATIDRIRHGAYCVVLDGKSYRTTKPLPKPQKKEVEKTEKSSKN; encoded by the coding sequence ATGCATCCCATGCCCGAACTGATCCCCATGCTCAAGCAGCTGCGCCTCTCCGGGATCATGGATTCCCTGGAGATCCGGAACCGGCAGGCGATCGATGAAAAAATGGCCTATACCGACTTCCTCGCCCTCCTTATCCAGGACGAGGTGGCGCGCCGTACGCAACGAAAATTCGACATGCGGATCAGGCGCGCCGGGTTCCGCAATCAGAAAACCCTGGAGGATTTCGACTTTTCCTTCAATCCCGCCATCAACAAGGCCCAGGTAATGGACCTGGCCACCTGCCGTTTCATGGAGGAAAAGGCCTGTGTCCTGATCGTGGGCCCCTGCGGCACCGGAAAGAGTCACATCGCCCAGGCACTCGGCCATTGCGCCATCCGGCTGGGTCGTGATGTTGTCTTCACGACCCAGACAAAACTGCTCGGTCAGCTCCAGGCCGCCCGGGCCACCAACACTTACGACCGGCGCCTGAATACCCTGGCCAAGGTCGACCTGCTGATCATCGACGATTTTGGACTCAAGCCTCTCCGCACACCCCAGGACGAGGATATCCACGACCTGATCGGCGAACGGTATGAACGACGTTCGACCATCATCACCAGTAACCTGGATCTGTCCGAATGGCGTGACGCCTTTCCCAACAAACTGCTGGGTGCAGCCACCATCGACCGCATACGCCATGGCGCCTATTGCGTGGTCCTCGATGGCAAAAGTTACCGGACCACAAAACCACTGCCAAAACCCCAAAAAAAGGAGGTGGAAAAAACAGAAAAATCGTCTAAAAATTAA
- the urtA gene encoding urea ABC transporter substrate-binding protein — MKNKLLTVAAGCAMLAGSLLGSVAQAADTIKVGVLHSLSGTMAISETTLKDTMLMLIDEQNKKGGLLGKKLEPVVVDPASNWPLFAEKARELLEKEKVAAVFGCWTSVSRKSVLPVFEELNGLLFYPVQYEGEESSKNVFYTGAAPNQQAIPAVDYLMNELGVERWVLAGTDYVYPRTTNKILEAYLKSKGVAAEDIMINYTPFGHSDWQSIVAEIKKFGSQGKKTAVVSTINGDANVPFYKELGNQGVTADNIPVVAFSVGEEELSGIDTKPLVGHLAAWNYFMSVDTEINDAFIENWQKFIKSDKRVTNDPMEAHYIGFNMWVEAVKKAGTTDPDAVQEAIIGVTVPNLSGGYAAMMPNHHITKPVLIGEIQGDGQFEVVWQTPGSVVGDAWSDYLEGSRDIISDWRKPLACGNYNVKTGKCSGQK, encoded by the coding sequence ATGAAGAACAAACTGCTTACCGTTGCCGCCGGTTGTGCCATGCTGGCGGGAAGTCTTCTGGGCTCTGTGGCCCAGGCTGCTGATACCATCAAGGTCGGGGTGCTCCATTCGCTGTCCGGCACCATGGCCATCAGTGAAACCACCCTTAAGGACACCATGCTCATGCTCATTGATGAGCAGAACAAGAAAGGCGGGCTGCTGGGCAAGAAGCTGGAGCCTGTTGTGGTTGATCCCGCCTCCAACTGGCCGCTCTTTGCCGAAAAGGCGCGCGAGCTTCTGGAAAAAGAGAAAGTGGCCGCTGTTTTTGGCTGCTGGACCTCGGTATCGCGCAAATCGGTGCTGCCGGTTTTTGAGGAGCTCAATGGTCTGCTTTTCTACCCGGTCCAGTACGAGGGTGAAGAATCCTCGAAAAACGTCTTTTATACCGGCGCGGCGCCGAACCAGCAGGCTATTCCGGCGGTTGATTACCTGATGAACGAGCTGGGGGTTGAGCGTTGGGTCCTGGCCGGTACCGATTATGTCTATCCCCGGACCACCAACAAGATTCTTGAGGCGTACCTCAAATCCAAGGGAGTGGCTGCGGAAGATATCATGATCAACTATACCCCCTTTGGTCATTCCGACTGGCAGTCTATTGTGGCCGAGATCAAGAAGTTCGGCTCTCAGGGCAAGAAAACAGCGGTTGTCTCCACCATCAATGGCGATGCCAACGTTCCTTTTTACAAGGAACTGGGGAATCAGGGTGTAACGGCTGACAATATTCCGGTTGTGGCCTTCTCGGTCGGTGAAGAGGAGCTTTCCGGTATTGATACCAAACCCCTGGTCGGGCACCTGGCTGCCTGGAACTACTTCATGAGTGTGGATACTGAGATCAACGATGCCTTTATCGAGAACTGGCAGAAGTTCATCAAGAGTGACAAACGGGTGACCAATGATCCCATGGAGGCTCATTATATTGGCTTCAACATGTGGGTCGAGGCAGTGAAAAAGGCCGGGACTACCGATCCTGATGCGGTGCAGGAAGCCATTATCGGCGTGACCGTACCCAATCTTTCCGGTGGATATGCGGCCATGATGCCCAACCATCACATCACCAAGCCGGTTCTGATCGGTGAGATCCAGGGTGATGGCCAGTTCGAGGTCGTCTGGCAGACCCCCGGCAGTGTGGTGGGTGATGCCTGGTCGGATTACCTGGAAGGCTCCAGAGATATTATCTCTGACTGGCGCAAGCCCCTTGCCTGCGGCAACTACAACGTGAAAACCGGCAAATGTTCGGGACAGAAATAA
- the istA gene encoding IS21 family transposase has protein sequence MFQYRQILAYMRSGQSDRQIAKAGLMGRAKASEFRRIATEKGWLSPKRPLPDDHTLAAVLKRPRRPASGSILAPYHEKIKSWHRQGISGTTIHQALVRDHGFSGSYSAVRRYLQQLKNDSPEATVMLDFKPGEVAQVDFGKGPKITDTTTGEVFSTWFFVMTLAFSRHQYAVIVRDQKIQTWLGCHRRAFEFFGGIPKKVVVDNLKSAITRACWRDPRIQRSYAELAEGYGFLVSPCPPNEPRKKGRVEAGVKYIKRSFLPLRRFRSLGDANRQLREWIMESAGNRVHGTTRQKPLSLFAEAEKHLLKPLPAKVPELAVWSAHKLHGNCHLQFEKCFYSAPYRLVRKQLWVKATETTVKIFHDHELVAVHPRKHRPGEKSTIIGHLPPDAVAYLMRDPQWCLRQAGVTGPNCLRLIESLFAHRVLDNLRAAQGVIGLAGKYGQVRLEAACRRALFFDSPKYITVKTILAKGLDQLPDDPVPTPLPATYTGKGRFQRTCSRVVTTSSSKEDSICIPCPN, from the coding sequence ATGTTCCAATACCGTCAGATCCTTGCCTACATGCGCTCCGGCCAGTCGGATCGCCAGATTGCCAAAGCCGGTCTCATGGGACGAGCCAAAGCTTCGGAATTCCGTCGTATCGCAACGGAAAAGGGCTGGCTCTCCCCAAAGAGGCCTTTGCCGGATGACCACACCCTGGCTGCAGTTCTCAAGCGTCCCCGGCGCCCTGCTTCAGGTTCCATTCTGGCGCCCTACCACGAGAAGATCAAGTCTTGGCACAGGCAGGGAATCTCCGGCACCACCATTCATCAGGCACTGGTACGCGATCATGGTTTTTCCGGCAGTTATTCAGCGGTACGCCGGTACCTGCAGCAGCTGAAGAATGACTCGCCAGAGGCCACGGTCATGCTCGACTTCAAGCCGGGCGAGGTGGCCCAGGTCGACTTCGGCAAGGGGCCGAAAATCACGGATACGACCACCGGCGAGGTGTTTTCCACCTGGTTCTTTGTCATGACCCTGGCCTTCAGCCGGCATCAGTATGCCGTGATCGTCAGGGACCAAAAAATACAGACCTGGCTTGGCTGTCACCGACGGGCCTTTGAATTCTTCGGCGGTATCCCGAAAAAGGTGGTGGTCGACAACCTGAAGTCCGCCATCACCAGGGCATGCTGGCGGGATCCCAGGATCCAGCGTTCCTATGCTGAACTGGCCGAAGGCTATGGTTTCCTGGTCTCGCCCTGTCCGCCCAACGAGCCAAGGAAAAAAGGCAGGGTCGAGGCCGGAGTCAAGTATATCAAGCGCAGCTTCCTGCCTTTACGCCGATTCAGAAGCCTTGGTGATGCCAACCGCCAACTGCGCGAATGGATCATGGAGAGCGCCGGCAACCGTGTCCATGGCACTACCAGGCAGAAGCCGCTTTCCCTCTTTGCAGAAGCGGAAAAACACCTGCTCAAGCCCCTGCCGGCCAAGGTGCCGGAGCTGGCGGTCTGGTCTGCACACAAGCTGCATGGCAACTGTCATCTGCAGTTTGAAAAATGCTTTTACTCGGCACCCTACAGGCTGGTCCGCAAACAGCTCTGGGTCAAGGCCACGGAAACGACCGTCAAGATCTTTCACGATCACGAACTGGTGGCGGTTCATCCCCGGAAACACAGGCCCGGCGAGAAATCGACCATCATCGGTCACCTGCCGCCCGATGCCGTGGCCTACCTGATGCGTGACCCGCAATGGTGCCTCAGGCAGGCTGGTGTAACAGGCCCCAACTGTTTACGTCTCATCGAGTCTCTTTTCGCTCACCGAGTCCTGGACAATCTCAGGGCTGCCCAGGGAGTCATCGGCCTTGCCGGGAAGTATGGTCAGGTCCGCCTGGAAGCCGCCTGTCGGCGTGCTCTTTTCTTTGACAGTCCAAAGTACATCACGGTCAAGACCATCCTGGCAAAGGGGCTCGATCAACTGCCCGACGATCCCGTTCCCACACCCCTGCCGGCAACCTATACCGGCAAAGGACGTTTTCAAAGAACATGCTCGAGAGTGGTCACAACCTCTTCGTCCAAGGAGGACTCGATATGCATCCCATGCCCGAACTGA
- a CDS encoding DEAD/DEAH box helicase: MIKPGLYEQLITEALQEELDQLHSRFEIIQSRIDAGESHSVLAQFMEKFLESLLSQAKGPNKINAQIEICNKLIRLAARELENISDGWPQIRQSGKRLLQIHDPAFARHPKPETPLSVSSLLTATSGDPTLVSQLKQEILHADHVDILVSFIKWSGIRIIKDELEEVTRQGRLRIITTSYLGATDLKAIEYLLQLPNTEVRVSFDTKRTRLHAKAYIFHRASGFGTSYIGSSNISNPAMTDGLEWNVKVCQYESEHLWEKINATFETYQLSKDFDLISLADLPRLDDALSREKKGSPAPEEHLAFFDITPYPFQQEILDKLEAERTLHNRTKNLVVAATGTGKTVIAAFDFKRFSANTNAARLLFVAHREEILTQARAVFRNILRDENFGELWVGNHTPRHKEQLFVSVQTFHRQELWNQLDPDFYDFIIIDEFHHAAASSYEKLTDYFSPKILLGLTATPERADGKDILKYFDGHISAEIRLPDAINRKLLSPFQYFCITDRVDYSQVTWRRGGYDKKELEALLVTGDDMRARLIINKARELLLDVSQTRGLCFCVSKEHAEYMAGQFTKHCIPALALTTDTPDHERKHAVRQLKNREINFLCVVDLFNEGVDIPEIDTVMFLRPTESLTVFLQQLGRGLRLCEGKDCLTVLDFIGQAHQKFNFEIRFRALLGQTARKIEDEVESSFPSLPSGCVIEMEKEAQRYILENIKKALTHANKNQIVSRIASFTNDTGLPLTLENFLEHHGLDLDDIYKKASWARLCALAGERSDFHDPDEIILSKGLRRFCHNNSAPQLNKLLSFLQDKQTEFAWTSLPDETRLLLTMFCFSIWNNRPPGQSLEENITALKKNPVLFAEAIQLIRLLLKKADTLVHETSLPFPCSLSVHACYTRDEILSGLGFLTFEHRVNVREGVKYLSEIKTDVFFITLNKTEKDYSPTTMYKDFALDETTFHWQSQSTTSDTSPTGQRYINHRRLGNHILLFVREHKKINGLACPYSFLGPATYDSHTGSKPMSIIWKLHYPMPGKLVRTTARLAVA, translated from the coding sequence ATGATTAAGCCTGGCTTATATGAACAACTGATCACCGAAGCACTGCAGGAAGAATTAGACCAGCTCCATTCCCGGTTCGAGATTATTCAATCCCGGATTGACGCAGGAGAAAGCCACTCCGTTCTTGCACAATTCATGGAGAAATTCCTGGAAAGTCTTCTCTCGCAGGCAAAAGGTCCGAACAAGATCAATGCGCAAATAGAAATATGCAATAAGCTCATAAGGCTGGCTGCCAGGGAACTGGAAAACATTTCTGACGGCTGGCCGCAGATCAGGCAAAGTGGAAAACGTCTGCTGCAGATACATGACCCGGCTTTTGCCAGACACCCGAAACCTGAAACGCCCCTGTCTGTCTCCTCGTTACTCACAGCCACATCAGGCGACCCGACCCTGGTTTCACAGCTCAAGCAGGAGATCCTCCACGCCGACCATGTTGACATACTGGTATCTTTTATAAAATGGAGCGGAATCCGGATTATCAAGGACGAACTGGAAGAGGTAACCAGGCAGGGAAGACTGCGCATCATCACAACATCCTACCTTGGCGCCACAGACCTGAAGGCCATTGAGTACCTGCTCCAGCTTCCAAATACCGAAGTCAGGGTCTCCTTTGACACCAAACGAACCAGGCTCCATGCCAAGGCCTATATTTTTCACCGCGCGAGCGGCTTTGGCACCAGCTATATCGGGTCATCAAATATTTCCAATCCCGCAATGACCGACGGTCTGGAATGGAATGTGAAAGTATGCCAGTACGAGTCAGAACATCTCTGGGAAAAAATCAACGCCACCTTTGAGACCTACCAGTTATCCAAAGATTTTGACCTGATTTCCCTTGCAGACCTGCCCCGGCTCGATGATGCCCTGAGCCGTGAAAAAAAGGGTTCCCCTGCCCCGGAAGAACATCTGGCATTTTTTGACATTACCCCCTACCCCTTTCAGCAGGAAATTCTCGACAAATTAGAAGCAGAAAGGACCCTGCACAACAGGACAAAAAATCTTGTTGTAGCGGCAACAGGAACAGGCAAAACCGTGATTGCGGCGTTTGATTTCAAGCGATTTTCCGCCAATACCAACGCTGCCCGCCTGCTTTTCGTTGCCCATCGGGAAGAAATCCTCACCCAGGCACGGGCTGTATTCCGAAATATTTTACGGGATGAAAACTTTGGAGAGTTGTGGGTGGGCAACCATACGCCGCGCCACAAAGAGCAGCTCTTTGTCTCTGTGCAGACCTTTCACCGCCAGGAACTCTGGAACCAGCTTGATCCTGATTTTTACGACTTTATTATTATCGATGAATTCCACCATGCCGCAGCGTCCAGCTACGAAAAACTGACTGATTACTTTTCACCGAAAATTTTACTTGGCCTGACCGCCACCCCTGAACGGGCCGACGGAAAGGACATCCTCAAATATTTCGATGGCCATATCAGCGCCGAAATCAGGCTACCCGACGCGATCAACCGCAAACTCCTCTCCCCTTTCCAATATTTCTGCATAACCGACCGGGTTGATTATTCGCAGGTAACCTGGCGCCGGGGAGGATATGACAAAAAAGAGTTGGAGGCATTGCTTGTCACCGGAGATGACATGCGGGCCAGGCTGATCATAAACAAGGCCAGGGAACTGCTCCTTGACGTGTCCCAGACGCGCGGACTCTGCTTTTGCGTCTCAAAAGAACATGCAGAGTACATGGCCGGGCAATTTACCAAGCATTGCATTCCCGCCCTGGCGCTCACCACGGACACACCGGACCACGAACGAAAACATGCCGTCCGGCAACTGAAAAACAGGGAAATCAACTTCCTCTGTGTTGTTGATCTGTTTAATGAAGGGGTGGATATCCCGGAAATAGACACGGTCATGTTCCTGCGCCCCACGGAAAGCCTTACCGTGTTTCTCCAGCAGTTAGGCCGTGGCTTGCGGCTCTGCGAGGGAAAAGACTGTTTGACGGTTCTTGATTTCATTGGCCAGGCCCATCAAAAATTTAACTTTGAAATCAGATTTCGGGCCCTGCTTGGCCAGACTGCCCGAAAAATTGAAGACGAGGTGGAATCGTCCTTTCCATCACTCCCGTCCGGATGCGTGATCGAGATGGAAAAGGAGGCGCAACGCTATATTCTGGAAAATATCAAAAAGGCCCTCACCCATGCCAACAAAAATCAAATTGTCAGCCGCATTGCCTCCTTTACCAATGACACAGGTCTTCCCCTCACCCTTGAGAACTTTCTCGAACATCACGGCCTGGATCTTGACGACATTTACAAGAAAGCTTCCTGGGCAAGACTTTGCGCCCTGGCCGGCGAGAGAAGCGATTTTCACGACCCGGATGAAATAATCCTGAGCAAGGGCCTGCGCCGGTTCTGCCACAACAACTCCGCGCCACAACTCAACAAGCTCTTGTCATTTTTGCAGGACAAGCAGACCGAATTTGCATGGACCAGCCTGCCCGATGAAACCCGGCTCTTACTGACAATGTTCTGCTTTTCTATCTGGAACAACAGACCACCCGGACAAAGCTTGGAAGAAAACATCACTGCCTTGAAAAAAAACCCGGTGCTCTTTGCGGAAGCCATCCAGTTGATCCGATTGCTGCTCAAAAAAGCAGACACCCTGGTGCATGAAACTTCCCTGCCATTCCCCTGCTCTCTGTCTGTCCATGCCTGTTATACCAGGGACGAAATTTTATCTGGCCTTGGTTTCCTCACTTTTGAGCACAGGGTCAATGTCCGGGAAGGAGTAAAATATCTTTCTGAAATCAAAACCGATGTGTTTTTCATCACCCTCAACAAGACAGAAAAGGATTATTCTCCAACCACGATGTATAAAGATTTTGCCCTGGACGAGACCACCTTTCACTGGCAGTCCCAAAGCACGACCAGTGATACCTCGCCAACAGGCCAGCGGTATATCAACCACCGAAGACTTGGGAACCATATCCTTCTGTTTGTCAGGGAACACAAAAAGATAAACGGCCTGGCCTGCCCCTATTCCTTTCTCGGGCCGGCCACCTATGACAGCCACACTGGCAGCAAACCCATGTCAATCATCTGGAAACTGCACTATCCAATGCCGGGTAAACTTGTCAGAACAACAGCACGCCTGGCGGTGGCCTGA
- a CDS encoding regulatory protein GemA has protein sequence MALDRKKLAVIHIVKRELGLSDDEYRDILERETGVRSAKDLDEKGFRRLMRYFARSGYYRLNRHGLTFRQKLFIRHLVAELGWDERHFSNFLNKYYRKFRIDALTKKEASKVIESLKNILKHSREDRATEESHEQD, from the coding sequence ATGGCACTGGATAGAAAAAAGCTTGCCGTAATTCATATTGTCAAGCGGGAGCTCGGTCTGTCCGATGACGAGTACCGGGATATCCTGGAGCGTGAGACCGGTGTACGTTCAGCAAAAGATCTGGACGAGAAAGGGTTCAGGCGTTTGATGCGCTACTTTGCCCGGAGCGGATATTACCGGCTCAACCGGCATGGCCTCACCTTCAGGCAGAAACTGTTCATCCGGCATCTTGTTGCCGAGCTTGGTTGGGATGAGCGCCATTTCAGCAATTTTTTGAACAAGTATTACAGGAAGTTTAGAATCGATGCATTGACTAAAAAGGAGGCCAGCAAGGTCATCGAGTCGCTGAAGAATATCCTCAAGCACAGCCGGGAGGACAGGGCAACAGAGGAAAGTCATGAACAGGACTGA
- a CDS encoding AAA family ATPase produces MSVVLFGGEKGGTGKTTLATNVAAMLALQGKDVLLLDTDRQGTASFWATVREDTEVEPRVACVQKFGKGLASQIRDLAGRYDEIIIDAGGRDSMELRYSLGVCDRAYIPVQPFQFDIWTIKQMDDLVEMARSLNENLQVFIVLNRVSTNPAVHEDQEARDFFRAEDFQHLSLAESLIRDRIAFRKSARDGLSVVERKQDKKAAQEMNQLFEEVYGG; encoded by the coding sequence ATGAGTGTGGTACTCTTTGGTGGCGAAAAAGGAGGTACAGGTAAAACGACCCTGGCAACTAATGTGGCGGCCATGTTGGCCCTGCAGGGAAAAGATGTGCTATTGCTGGATACAGATCGCCAGGGAACAGCGTCTTTCTGGGCTACGGTCCGGGAGGATACAGAAGTTGAACCCAGGGTTGCCTGCGTACAGAAATTCGGCAAGGGCCTGGCGTCGCAGATCCGTGACCTGGCCGGGCGCTACGATGAAATCATTATCGATGCCGGTGGACGCGATTCCATGGAGCTGCGTTATTCCCTCGGTGTCTGTGACCGGGCCTATATTCCTGTGCAGCCGTTCCAGTTTGATATCTGGACGATCAAGCAAATGGATGATCTGGTGGAGATGGCCCGGAGCTTAAATGAAAATCTGCAGGTCTTTATAGTTCTGAACAGGGTATCCACCAATCCTGCAGTCCATGAGGACCAGGAGGCCAGGGATTTTTTCAGGGCAGAAGATTTTCAGCACCTGTCCCTGGCAGAGTCGCTTATCCGCGACCGTATCGCTTTTCGCAAGTCTGCCCGGGACGGTTTATCCGTTGTTGAACGGAAACAGGACAAGAAAGCGGCTCAAGAAATGAACCAGTTATTTGAAGAGGTGTATGGTGGCTGA